A window from Marinagarivorans cellulosilyticus encodes these proteins:
- a CDS encoding 2-oxoglutarate dehydrogenase E1 component, producing the protein MQQSLMELLWSTSHISGGNASYVEEVYETYLRDPNSVPAPWREYFDKLPRVEGNSNPDVPHSEIIEYFELLGKNRARPIIAPGSGAGNIAHERKQVEVVQLINAYRLSGHKKAKLDPLGLNNGKTELEELDLHFHGLNNADLDIVFQTGDLSYGAAEAPLKDIIAALNQTYCNTVGAEVMHITHYTERKWLLQRLESQRSKATLSKEARIDLLERLTAAEGLERHLDSKYPGTKRFGLEGAESLIPMLDVLIKGIGTHGAREMVLGMAHRGRLNTLVNILGKNPADLFEEFEGKKLVDTSGDVKYHQGFSSNVMTPGGEMHLALAFNPSHLEIVSPVVEGSVRARQDRRKDTERNLVVPVVIHGDAAFAGQGVVMETFQMSQTRAYQTGGTIHIVINNQVGFTTSRKEDMRSTQYCTDVAKMIEAPIFHANGDDPEAVAFVTNLAVDYRNEFKKDVVIDLVCYRRRGHNETDEPSATQPLMYSVIRKHKTTRTLYAEQLAAQNIYSAEDSVKMMDAYRAALDAGEHVTRDLVKEPDSSLFVDWTPYIGHDWTTQANTTYELKTLQNLADKLTTIPDGIVVQRQVSKIYEDRRKMAAGSLPLNWGMAEILAYGSMLEEGIAIRITGQDVGRGTFSHRHAVVHNQKDGSSYIPLKNLSEDQPNLHIYDSYLSEEAVLAFEYGYSTTKPNALVIWEAQFGDFANGAQVVIDQFITSGEHKWGRLSGLTMLLPHGYEGQGPEHSSARLERFMQLCAEQNIQVCIPTTPAQVFHMLRRQALRPLRRPLVVMSPKWILRHKLATSTLEELAEGSFQNVIGEKEVTPENARRVVLCSGKVYYHLLEARNERKQNNVALVRLEQLYPFPDEELQKVLEPFANVTDVIWCQEEPMNQGAWNSNQHRMRAALEGVNSDAFLRYAGRSPSSAPAAGYASTHLEEQNRFINAALDVTV; encoded by the coding sequence ATGCAACAGAGCCTCATGGAGCTTCTATGGAGTACTTCACATATCTCAGGCGGTAACGCCAGCTATGTCGAAGAAGTGTATGAAACCTATTTGCGCGATCCCAATTCCGTTCCAGCCCCGTGGCGCGAATACTTCGATAAATTACCTCGCGTCGAAGGCAACTCAAACCCCGATGTACCACACTCAGAAATTATCGAATACTTTGAGTTGCTCGGTAAAAATCGTGCAAGGCCTATTATTGCACCAGGCTCCGGCGCTGGTAATATCGCACATGAACGCAAACAAGTTGAAGTAGTTCAACTCATCAATGCTTACCGTCTTAGCGGCCATAAAAAAGCCAAGCTAGATCCGCTTGGTTTAAACAACGGCAAAACCGAATTAGAAGAACTCGATCTACATTTTCACGGCCTAAATAACGCCGATTTAGACATTGTTTTTCAAACCGGTGATTTATCTTACGGCGCGGCAGAAGCCCCCTTAAAAGACATTATTGCCGCACTAAATCAAACTTACTGCAACACAGTAGGCGCCGAGGTAATGCACATAACGCATTACACCGAGCGCAAATGGTTGCTACAACGCCTAGAAAGCCAGCGCTCCAAAGCAACCCTGAGCAAAGAAGCCCGCATCGATTTGCTCGAACGCCTAACCGCCGCAGAAGGCTTGGAGAGACACCTCGACAGCAAATACCCTGGTACAAAGCGCTTTGGTCTCGAAGGTGCCGAAAGCTTAATCCCTATGCTTGACGTGTTAATTAAAGGCATAGGTACCCACGGCGCGCGCGAAATGGTATTAGGTATGGCGCACCGTGGCCGCTTAAATACACTGGTGAATATTCTAGGGAAAAACCCTGCCGACCTGTTTGAAGAATTCGAAGGTAAAAAGCTGGTTGATACCTCTGGCGATGTTAAATATCACCAAGGCTTTTCATCTAATGTAATGACGCCTGGTGGCGAAATGCATTTGGCCCTTGCATTTAACCCCTCCCACCTAGAGATTGTTTCTCCGGTTGTAGAGGGTTCGGTTCGCGCCCGCCAAGACCGCCGCAAAGACACCGAGCGCAATCTGGTTGTTCCTGTTGTAATTCACGGCGACGCCGCTTTTGCAGGCCAAGGCGTTGTGATGGAAACATTCCAGATGTCGCAAACCCGCGCCTACCAAACCGGCGGCACGATCCATATCGTCATTAACAACCAAGTTGGTTTTACCACTAGCCGCAAAGAAGATATGCGCTCAACACAGTACTGTACTGATGTTGCCAAAATGATCGAGGCGCCCATTTTCCATGCTAATGGCGACGACCCAGAAGCGGTTGCTTTTGTCACTAATTTAGCAGTAGATTACCGCAACGAATTCAAAAAAGACGTCGTAATCGATTTGGTGTGTTACCGCCGTCGCGGCCACAACGAAACCGACGAGCCCTCTGCAACCCAACCGTTAATGTACTCGGTTATTCGCAAGCACAAAACAACGCGCACACTCTATGCCGAGCAACTTGCAGCGCAAAACATTTACAGCGCAGAAGACTCCGTCAAAATGATGGACGCCTATCGCGCCGCGCTAGATGCCGGTGAGCATGTAACACGCGACCTCGTCAAGGAACCAGACTCTTCATTGTTTGTGGACTGGACACCCTACATTGGCCACGACTGGACAACACAAGCGAACACCACTTACGAATTAAAAACACTGCAAAACTTGGCGGATAAACTAACAACAATTCCGGACGGCATTGTTGTGCAACGTCAAGTTTCCAAAATATATGAAGACCGCCGGAAAATGGCAGCCGGCTCGCTCCCGCTTAACTGGGGCATGGCCGAAATTTTAGCCTATGGGTCAATGCTAGAAGAAGGCATTGCCATTCGCATTACAGGGCAAGATGTTGGCAGGGGAACTTTCTCGCACCGCCACGCGGTAGTCCACAATCAAAAAGATGGTTCCAGTTATATCCCGCTTAAGAATTTATCTGAAGATCAACCCAACCTGCACATTTACGACTCTTACCTTTCTGAAGAAGCGGTACTTGCATTTGAATACGGCTACTCAACAACCAAACCCAATGCACTAGTAATTTGGGAAGCACAATTCGGCGACTTCGCCAATGGCGCTCAAGTTGTGATTGACCAATTCATTACCAGTGGCGAACACAAATGGGGGCGCCTATCAGGCTTAACCATGCTGTTACCACACGGCTATGAAGGCCAAGGGCCAGAACACTCCTCTGCCCGCTTAGAGCGCTTTATGCAGCTGTGTGCAGAGCAAAATATTCAGGTTTGTATTCCGACAACGCCGGCACAAGTGTTTCACATGTTGCGCCGCCAAGCATTGCGACCATTGCGCCGCCCACTTGTAGTAATGAGCCCCAAGTGGATTTTACGCCACAAGCTTGCAACATCCACGCTCGAAGAGTTGGCTGAAGGCAGCTTCCAGAACGTGATTGGCGAAAAAGAAGTTACACCTGAAAACGCTCGCCGCGTTGTATTGTGTAGCGGCAAGGTTTATTACCATTTGCTAGAAGCACGCAACGAGCGCAAACAAAATAATGTTGCTTTAGTCCGCTTAGAACAGCTCTACCCGTTCCCCGATGAAGAGCTGCAAAAAGTATTGGAACCATTTGCTAACGTTACTGATGTTATTTGGTGTCAAGAAGAGCCCATGAACCAAGGGGCTTGGAATTCCAACCAACATCGTATGCGCGCTGCGCTAGAGGGTGTAAACTCTGACGCCTTCTTGCGTTATGCTGGCCGCTCGCCATCGTCGGCACCGGCAGCAGGCTATGCCTCAACACACTTGGAAGAACAAAATCGCTTTATTAACGCAGCGCTAGATGTAACGGTCTAG
- the sdhD gene encoding succinate dehydrogenase, hydrophobic membrane anchor protein produces MVTTATSLSRNGVSDWIIQRFSAVILAAYTLFIAGFIVCHPNMDYQTWQGLFDQLWMRIFSLLALLSIAAHGWIGLWGIVTDYLTSRMLGAKGLVLRLIVLSIYALITVAYLVWGLEILWGA; encoded by the coding sequence ATGGTAACTACTGCCACCAGCCTTTCTCGGAACGGCGTATCCGATTGGATTATTCAGCGCTTTAGTGCCGTCATCCTTGCCGCTTACACCTTATTTATAGCTGGCTTTATTGTTTGCCACCCCAACATGGACTACCAAACGTGGCAGGGCCTTTTTGATCAGCTTTGGATGCGTATTTTTAGCTTGCTGGCATTACTGAGCATCGCAGCGCACGGCTGGATCGGCTTGTGGGGCATTGTTACAGACTACCTCACTTCTAGAATGCTTGGCGCCAAAGGCTTGGTTTTACGCCTTATCGTTTTATCAATTTATGCATTAATTACTGTAGCCTACCTCGTTTGGGGTCTCGAAATTTTGTGGGGAGCCTAA
- the lpdA gene encoding dihydrolipoyl dehydrogenase: MSTKYDVIVIGSGPAGYVAAIRCAQLGLKTACIEKWKDEKGKGVNGGTCLNVGCIPSKALLDSSYKYHEAKDHFDIHGISTKELKIDVKTMIGRKNDIVKQLTSGIAGLFMANKVTSLYGTGKLLAGKKVQFVDFDGKEEVLEADNVILAAGSVPVNIPVAAVDNDVIVDSTGALEFDEVPKRLGVIGAGVIGLELGSVWNRLGSEVVCLEAMDKFLAVMDQQIAKETKKILTKQGLDIRLSCRVTGSEIKTKGKKKEVEVTFTDKEGNAQTETFDKLIVCVGRRPYTKNLLADDSGVKLDERGSIYVNDLCATSAPGVFAIGDLVRGPMLAHKGSEEGVMVAERIAGEKTVMNYDIIPNVIYTHPEVASVGKNEEQLKAEGIEYNVGTFPFLAIGRALAANEKDGMVKILAHAKTDRILGAHIVGPSAADLVQQVAIAMEFGSSAEDLGMMVFGHPTLSEAVHEAALAVHGHAIHMPNRKKR; this comes from the coding sequence ATGTCCACTAAATACGATGTAATTGTTATCGGTTCTGGTCCAGCGGGCTATGTTGCTGCAATCCGCTGCGCGCAACTTGGCTTAAAAACAGCCTGTATCGAAAAATGGAAAGACGAAAAAGGTAAAGGCGTTAACGGCGGCACCTGCTTAAACGTAGGCTGCATTCCCTCTAAGGCTTTACTCGACAGCTCTTATAAGTATCACGAAGCAAAAGATCATTTTGATATTCACGGTATTTCAACCAAAGAATTGAAAATTGATGTTAAAACCATGATTGGCCGCAAAAACGATATTGTTAAGCAATTAACCAGTGGTATTGCCGGGCTATTTATGGCCAACAAAGTTACCTCCCTTTACGGTACCGGTAAATTATTAGCCGGCAAAAAAGTTCAGTTTGTCGATTTTGATGGCAAAGAAGAAGTACTCGAAGCTGACAACGTAATTTTGGCTGCGGGCTCTGTGCCCGTAAATATCCCTGTCGCTGCTGTTGATAACGACGTAATCGTCGACTCTACCGGCGCGCTAGAATTTGACGAAGTTCCTAAGCGCCTAGGCGTTATTGGTGCTGGCGTTATTGGGCTTGAACTCGGCTCTGTTTGGAATCGCCTAGGTTCAGAAGTTGTATGCCTAGAGGCTATGGATAAATTCTTGGCCGTGATGGATCAGCAAATTGCGAAAGAAACCAAAAAAATCTTAACCAAACAAGGCTTAGACATTCGCCTAAGCTGCCGCGTAACTGGCAGCGAAATAAAAACCAAAGGCAAGAAGAAAGAAGTTGAAGTTACTTTTACCGACAAAGAAGGTAACGCTCAAACCGAAACTTTCGACAAGCTAATCGTCTGTGTTGGTCGCCGCCCATATACCAAAAATCTTTTGGCTGACGACAGCGGCGTGAAATTGGACGAGCGCGGTTCTATTTACGTTAACGATCTTTGTGCAACAAGCGCTCCCGGCGTATTTGCCATTGGTGATTTAGTGCGCGGCCCAATGCTTGCCCACAAAGGTTCTGAAGAAGGCGTTATGGTTGCCGAGCGCATTGCCGGCGAAAAGACCGTTATGAATTACGACATTATTCCTAACGTTATTTACACTCACCCTGAAGTTGCTTCTGTGGGTAAAAACGAAGAACAACTTAAAGCCGAAGGTATTGAGTACAACGTCGGTACATTCCCATTCTTAGCCATTGGCCGCGCATTAGCAGCCAACGAAAAAGACGGCATGGTGAAGATTTTAGCGCACGCTAAAACCGACCGCATATTGGGCGCCCACATTGTTGGCCCCAGCGCTGCCGACTTAGTACAGCAAGTTGCCATTGCAATGGAATTTGGCTCAAGCGCCGAAGACTTAGGCATGATGGTATTCGGACACCCAACATTGTCTGAAGCGGTACACGAAGCGGCATTAGCCGTTCATGGCCACGCCATTCACATGCCAAACCGCAAAAAACGTTAA
- the sucC gene encoding ADP-forming succinate--CoA ligase subunit beta codes for MNLHEYQAKQLFAEYGLPVSKGIAAETPSEAAGAADIIGGDKWVVKAQVHAGGRGKAGGVKLVSSKAEIEEFSRHWLGKNLVTYQTDENGQPVSRILVESCTDIAQELYLGAVVDRSTRRIVFMASTEGGVEIEKVAEETPEKILKAIIDPLAGPQPYQGRELAFKLGLKGDQIKQFTKIFLGLAKMFQDYDFALLEINPLVITDAGNLHCLDGKINIDSNAMYRQPKLKEMHDPSQEDEREAHAAKWELNYVALDGNIGCMVNGAGLAMGTMDIVKLHGGQPANFLDVGGGATKERVIEAFKIILSDENVKAVLINIFGGIVRCDLIAEGVIGAVSEVGVKVPVVVRLEGNNAELGAKVLADSGLNIIAATSLTDAAEQVVKAAAEA; via the coding sequence ATGAATTTGCATGAATATCAGGCAAAACAGCTATTTGCTGAATACGGCTTGCCCGTTTCAAAAGGTATCGCCGCAGAAACCCCCAGTGAAGCAGCGGGCGCCGCTGATATTATTGGCGGCGACAAATGGGTAGTAAAAGCACAGGTTCACGCCGGTGGCCGCGGTAAAGCCGGCGGAGTTAAGTTGGTTTCATCAAAAGCCGAAATTGAAGAATTTTCCCGTCACTGGTTAGGCAAAAACTTAGTTACTTACCAAACAGACGAAAATGGCCAACCTGTTAGCCGTATATTAGTGGAATCCTGCACTGATATCGCCCAAGAGCTTTACCTTGGCGCTGTTGTCGACCGCTCTACCCGCCGCATTGTATTTATGGCATCGACTGAAGGCGGCGTTGAAATTGAAAAGGTCGCCGAAGAAACTCCCGAAAAAATCTTAAAAGCGATTATCGATCCTTTAGCAGGCCCACAGCCATACCAAGGCCGCGAGCTTGCTTTCAAATTGGGGTTAAAGGGCGACCAAATTAAGCAATTTACCAAGATCTTCTTGGGCCTTGCAAAAATGTTCCAAGACTATGATTTTGCATTATTAGAAATCAATCCGCTTGTAATTACCGATGCCGGCAACCTGCACTGCCTAGATGGCAAAATCAACATCGACAGCAACGCCATGTACCGCCAGCCCAAATTAAAAGAAATGCATGATCCATCGCAAGAAGACGAGCGCGAAGCGCATGCGGCTAAATGGGAGCTTAACTACGTGGCACTCGATGGCAACATCGGCTGCATGGTTAACGGTGCTGGCTTAGCCATGGGCACAATGGATATCGTTAAACTTCACGGTGGCCAACCTGCAAACTTCCTTGATGTGGGCGGCGGCGCGACCAAAGAGCGCGTTATAGAAGCCTTTAAAATTATCTTGTCCGACGAGAATGTCAAAGCCGTATTAATTAATATTTTCGGCGGCATTGTGCGTTGCGACTTAATCGCAGAAGGCGTTATTGGTGCCGTTAGCGAGGTAGGCGTAAAAGTGCCTGTTGTCGTTCGCTTAGAAGGTAACAATGCAGAGCTAGGCGCTAAAGTACTCGCCGATAGCGGTTTAAATATTATTGCAGCGACCAGCTTAACGGATGCTGCTGAGCAAGTTGTTAAAGCTGCAGCGGAGGCTTAA
- the sdhA gene encoding succinate dehydrogenase flavoprotein subunit, producing MATMRTITFDGIVIGGGGAGMRAALQMAQSGFKTAVITKVFPTRSHTVSAQGGITCAIASDDPNDDWRWHMYDTVKGSDYIGDQDAIEYMCSVGPEAVFELEHMGLPFSRTENGRIYQRPFGGQSKDFGRGGQAARTCAAADRTGHALLHTLYQQNVKNNTTFFNEWFAVDLVKNQDGAVVGVIAINIEDGETVFVKSKATVLATGGAGRIYASTTNAHINTGDGIGMALRAGAPVQDIEMWQFHPTGIHGAGTLVTEGCRGEGGYLINKDGERFMERYAPNAKDLAGRDVVARSMVLEILEGRGCGPDGDHVLLKLDHLGEKALNAKLPGILELSRTFAHVDPVKAPIPVVPTCHYMMGGVATNINGQAITQDADGNDKIIDGLYACGEVACVSVHGANRLGGNSLLDLVVFGRATGLYLEKALREGIDMREASQTDIESATSRLEAVNNTNTGESASVLRKELQTVMQNHFGVFRKGEFMQEGITKIADLRSRIENIKLEDKSNAFNTARIEALEVQNLLEVAEATAIAAEERKESRGAHARDDFQERDDKNWLCHSLYFPSEKRVGKRDVNFAPKTMPKLEPKIRTY from the coding sequence ATGGCGACAATGAGAACAATCACTTTTGATGGCATCGTTATTGGCGGCGGCGGCGCGGGCATGCGTGCAGCTTTGCAAATGGCCCAGTCCGGTTTTAAAACGGCCGTAATTACCAAGGTATTCCCCACCCGATCACACACTGTGTCTGCGCAAGGCGGTATCACTTGCGCAATTGCCAGCGACGACCCCAATGATGATTGGCGCTGGCACATGTACGACACCGTTAAAGGCTCAGACTACATTGGCGACCAAGACGCCATTGAATACATGTGTTCTGTCGGCCCTGAAGCGGTTTTTGAATTAGAACACATGGGATTGCCCTTTTCGCGCACAGAAAACGGCCGCATTTACCAACGCCCCTTTGGTGGTCAATCTAAAGATTTTGGCCGCGGAGGCCAAGCAGCCAGAACATGCGCTGCTGCCGATCGCACCGGCCATGCGCTATTGCACACGCTTTATCAACAAAACGTCAAAAACAACACTACATTTTTTAATGAGTGGTTTGCTGTAGACCTTGTTAAAAACCAAGATGGTGCAGTAGTTGGCGTTATTGCCATTAATATTGAAGATGGCGAAACCGTTTTTGTAAAATCAAAAGCAACCGTATTAGCCACCGGCGGTGCTGGGCGCATTTATGCCTCAACCACCAACGCCCACATTAATACTGGCGATGGCATCGGTATGGCTTTACGCGCTGGCGCCCCAGTGCAAGATATTGAAATGTGGCAGTTCCACCCCACCGGCATTCACGGTGCGGGCACCTTGGTAACAGAAGGTTGCCGCGGTGAAGGCGGCTACCTTATCAACAAAGACGGCGAACGTTTTATGGAGCGCTACGCTCCCAACGCTAAAGACTTGGCAGGCCGTGACGTCGTTGCCCGCTCGATGGTGCTAGAAATTTTAGAGGGTCGCGGCTGCGGCCCCGATGGCGACCACGTACTCCTTAAGCTAGATCACCTTGGCGAAAAAGCATTAAACGCAAAGCTGCCTGGCATTCTAGAATTATCGCGCACTTTTGCTCATGTTGACCCCGTCAAGGCCCCTATCCCAGTCGTACCGACGTGCCATTATATGATGGGCGGCGTCGCTACAAATATTAATGGCCAAGCCATTACCCAAGATGCTGACGGCAACGATAAAATTATTGATGGCCTATATGCGTGCGGCGAAGTAGCGTGTGTATCGGTGCACGGCGCCAATCGTTTAGGTGGCAACTCGCTACTTGATCTCGTAGTGTTTGGCCGAGCAACCGGGCTATATCTTGAAAAGGCATTGCGCGAAGGCATTGATATGCGCGAAGCCTCACAAACAGATATCGAAAGCGCGACTAGCCGTCTTGAAGCGGTTAATAATACCAATACTGGTGAATCGGCCTCAGTACTACGCAAAGAATTACAAACCGTAATGCAAAACCACTTTGGCGTTTTCCGCAAAGGCGAGTTTATGCAAGAGGGCATCACAAAAATTGCCGACCTACGCAGCCGAATCGAAAACATCAAACTTGAAGACAAAAGCAACGCGTTTAATACAGCACGCATAGAAGCACTTGAAGTGCAAAACTTGTTAGAAGTTGCCGAAGCTACAGCCATTGCCGCCGAAGAGCGCAAAGAATCACGCGGCGCCCATGCCCGCGATGACTTCCAAGAACGCGACGATAAAAACTGGCTATGTCACTCGCTTTACTTCCCTAGTGAAAAACGTGTGGGCAAGCGCGATGTTAATTTTGCGCCTAAAACAATGCCTAAACTCGAACCTAAAATCCGTACGTACTAA
- a CDS encoding succinate dehydrogenase iron-sulfur subunit, with product MLKVEVYRYNPETDATPYMKTYEVDTDGKDVMVLDVLEMLKAQDASLSFRRSCREGVCGSDGINISGKNGLACITPLSACVKNNKLVLRPLPGLPVIRDLVIDMSQFYAQYRKIEPFLQNDTPAPAIERLQSPEERAKLDGLYECILCACCSTSCPSFWWNPDKFIGPAGLLQAYRFLADSRDTANEKRLGNLDDPFSVFRCHGIQNCVAVCPKGLNPTRAIGHIRSMLLHNAT from the coding sequence ATGCTGAAAGTTGAAGTCTACCGATACAACCCCGAGACAGATGCGACCCCGTATATGAAAACTTACGAGGTCGATACGGACGGAAAAGACGTTATGGTTCTCGACGTTTTAGAAATGTTAAAAGCACAAGATGCCTCATTGTCTTTTCGCCGCTCTTGCCGCGAGGGCGTATGTGGATCCGATGGCATTAATATTTCGGGAAAAAACGGGCTTGCATGCATAACGCCACTATCGGCTTGCGTTAAAAACAATAAACTGGTTTTGCGGCCTCTTCCCGGTTTGCCGGTTATTCGAGACCTAGTGATCGACATGAGTCAGTTTTACGCCCAATACCGCAAAATTGAGCCGTTTCTACAAAACGATACGCCAGCACCTGCAATCGAGCGCTTACAATCACCAGAAGAACGCGCCAAACTCGATGGCTTATACGAATGCATTTTGTGTGCTTGCTGTTCAACTAGCTGCCCATCATTTTGGTGGAACCCCGATAAATTTATTGGCCCTGCAGGTTTATTACAGGCTTATCGCTTTTTGGCCGACAGCCGCGATACAGCGAATGAAAAACGCTTAGGCAACCTTGACGACCCATTCAGCGTATTTCGCTGTCACGGTATTCAAAACTGTGTGGCAGTTTGCCCCAAAGGCCTTAACCCTACGCGGGCTATTGGCCATATTCGCAGCATGCTGTTACACAACGCAACTTAA
- the odhB gene encoding 2-oxoglutarate dehydrogenase complex dihydrolipoyllysine-residue succinyltransferase, producing the protein MTIEIKAPTFPESVQDGTIATWHKQPGEAVSRDELIVDIETDKVVLEVVAPADGALTEVLKGEGEVILSNEVIAKFEAGAGTAQPAASDNTEAAPAANTSDSDEDALVNPAARKLAAEKGVDLASIKGTGKGGRITKDDVINAPAAPAAKAPAPAPVNAPAVSTSADGRTEKRVPMTRLRARIAERLLDASQNTAMLTTFNEVNMGPIMELRKKYKEQFEKVHNGSRLGFMGFFVKAAVEALKRLPAVNASIDGNDIVYHGYQDVGVAVSTPKGLVVPVLRNAENMGLADVENTIRDFGMRAKDGKLGIEEMTGGTFTITNGGVFGSLMSTPILNPPQAAILGMHKIQERPMAVNGKVEILPMMYLALSYDHRLIDGKEAVQFLVAIKDMIEDPARMLLEV; encoded by the coding sequence ATGACCATTGAAATTAAAGCACCAACATTTCCCGAGTCTGTTCAAGATGGCACCATAGCCACTTGGCACAAACAACCCGGCGAAGCTGTATCTCGCGACGAACTGATTGTCGACATCGAAACCGATAAAGTGGTTCTAGAAGTCGTTGCACCTGCTGATGGCGCCCTGACTGAAGTTTTAAAAGGTGAAGGTGAAGTTATTTTAAGCAATGAAGTGATTGCTAAATTCGAAGCCGGCGCTGGCACCGCACAACCGGCCGCCAGCGATAATACCGAAGCCGCACCTGCCGCTAACACCAGCGATAGCGACGAAGACGCCCTTGTTAATCCCGCTGCGCGCAAGCTAGCTGCCGAAAAAGGCGTAGACCTTGCCTCAATTAAAGGCACCGGTAAAGGCGGTCGAATCACCAAGGACGATGTCATTAACGCGCCTGCGGCGCCTGCCGCTAAAGCCCCAGCTCCTGCACCGGTTAATGCGCCTGCGGTTAGCACTAGCGCCGACGGTCGCACAGAAAAACGCGTTCCCATGACGCGCTTGCGAGCACGCATTGCCGAGCGCCTGCTTGATGCATCACAAAATACCGCAATGTTGACTACGTTTAACGAGGTCAACATGGGCCCCATCATGGAGCTTCGCAAAAAGTACAAAGAACAATTTGAAAAAGTTCACAATGGAAGCCGTTTAGGCTTTATGGGCTTTTTTGTAAAAGCCGCTGTAGAGGCGCTAAAACGCTTGCCCGCCGTCAATGCAAGCATTGATGGTAACGACATTGTTTACCATGGTTATCAAGACGTTGGCGTTGCCGTATCCACACCCAAAGGTTTAGTTGTGCCAGTACTGCGCAACGCAGAAAATATGGGCTTAGCCGATGTCGAGAACACCATTCGCGACTTTGGTATGCGCGCTAAAGACGGCAAGCTAGGCATCGAAGAAATGACGGGCGGCACCTTCACTATTACTAACGGCGGCGTGTTTGGCTCTTTAATGTCAACACCCATTCTTAACCCGCCACAAGCGGCAATATTGGGCATGCATAAAATTCAAGAGCGTCCAATGGCTGTTAATGGCAAGGTCGAAATTTTACCCATGATGTACCTAGCCCTTTCTTATGACCACCGTTTAATCGATGGTAAAGAGGCCGTACAATTCTTGGTAGCTATCAAAGACATGATCGAAGACCCAGCACGTATGCTGCTAGAAGTTTAG
- the sdhC gene encoding succinate dehydrogenase, cytochrome b556 subunit, which translates to MKKDRPVNLDLTTISLPITGYVSFLHRVSGIIMLAGILILLWMLDTSLSSEQSFNELKETLSNPVITFVVWGVLAALAYHTVAGLRHLLMDMGIGESLEGGRAGAKAVVALAILFILLIGGYLIW; encoded by the coding sequence GTGAAAAAAGACAGGCCTGTCAACTTAGATTTAACAACAATCTCACTACCTATAACTGGGTATGTATCCTTTTTGCACCGTGTATCTGGGATCATCATGCTTGCCGGCATTTTAATTCTTTTATGGATGCTAGACACGAGTTTAAGCTCAGAACAAAGCTTCAACGAGCTCAAAGAAACCCTTAGCAACCCAGTAATTACGTTTGTTGTTTGGGGCGTATTAGCCGCCCTTGCTTACCACACCGTAGCAGGCTTGCGACATTTATTGATGGATATGGGTATTGGCGAATCACTCGAAGGCGGCCGAGCCGGCGCCAAAGCGGTTGTTGCACTAGCGATTTTATTCATCCTGCTTATTGGAGGCTACCTAATATGGTAA